Within the Tessaracoccus flavescens genome, the region GTCGCGGAAGCCCTTGAGGTCGTCGAGGGCGAGCTTCTTCATCTGGTGGGTCGCGTTGCGGCCTGCGAAGTGCTTGCCGAGGAAGTAGCCCTTGATGGTGTGGGCGAGGATGACGGTGGGTGCGCCGGTGAACTCGGTGGCCGCCTTGTAGGCGGAGTAGACCTTGGCGAAGTCGTGGCCACCGCGGGTAAGCCGCCAGATCTCGTCGTCGCTCCAGTCCTTGACCATGGCGGCAGTGCGCGGGTCGCGCTCGAAGAAGAACTTGCGCACGTAGGCGCCGTCGTTTGCCTTGAACGTCTGGAAGTCGCCGTCGGTGGTCGAGTTCATCAGGTTGACCAGGGCGCCGTCGGTGTCGTTGGCCAGCAGCGGATCCCAGCCGCGGCCCCAGACCAGCTTGATGACATTCCAGCCGGCGCCACGGAAGAACGCCTCGAGCTCCTGGACGATCTTGCCGTTGCCGCGTACCGGACCGTCGAGACGCTGCAGGTTGCAGTTGACCACGAAGGTGAGGTTGTCGAGTTCCTCGTTCGCGGCGAGCTGCAGCGCGCCGCGCGACTCGACCTCGTCCATCTCGCCGTCGCCGAGGAAGGCCCAGACGTGCTGCTGCGAGGTGTCCTTGATGCCGCGGTTGTGCAGGTACCGGTTGAACTGTGCCTGCCAGATCGCGTTGATCGGGCCGAGGCCCATCGAGACGGTCGGGAACTCCCAGAAGGTGTCCATCTGGCGCGGGTGCGGGTAGCTGGGCAGCGCGCGCAGCTGGCCGTCGGCGTAGTGCGAGTGCTCCTGACGGAAGCCGTCCATGTCGGCCTCTTCGAGGCGGCCCTCGAGGAAGGCGCGGGCGTACATGCCGGGAGAGGCGTGCCCCTGGAAGTAGATCTGGTCTCCGCCCCCGGGGTGGTCCTTGCCGCGGAAGAAGTGGTTCATGCCCACCTCGTACAGCGTCGCCGACGAGGCGTACGACGCGATGTGGCCGCCGACGCCGATGCCGGGGCGCTGGGCGCGGTGCACCATGATCGCTGCGTTCCAGCGCAGGAGACGACGGATGCCGCGCTCGAGTGCCTCGTCGCCCGGGAAGGCGGGCTCCTGCGAGGCTGGGATGGTGTTGACGTAATCGGTGCCGGTGAGCGAGGGCACGCCGATGTGACGCTCGCGTGCGCGCTCGAGGAGCTTCAGCATGACGTAGCGGGCGCGGTTCCGGCCGCCTGCGTCGATGACCCCGTCCAGCGATTCCAACCATTCGTTGGTCTCGGCGGGATCGATATCCGGCAGATTGGTGGGCAGACCATTGAGAATCGGTCCGGCCTCGTTCTGACTCACGAAGGTTCCTCTCCATGTCGGGCGACTGGCAGTCCGCACGGGGCCGCCAGACCTCCACCCTACCGCGCATCCACCGTGGTCACGGCACGCGAAGGTGGCTGCCTACGATGGTGGGTATGGGCGTGGAGGTGCGAAGGGCCAGACCGGACGAGGCGTCGGAGTTGAAACGGCTCCGGCTCGAGATGTTGCGCGACTCGCCGTCATCCTTCGAGGAGCGCCTCGAGAGGGTCGAGGCATGGGACGAGGGGCGCTGGACCTCGCGGCTGACCTCCATGTCGGCGCCCGACTCCGCCCTGTTCATCGCGGCGGAGGACGACGCCTGGGTCGCACAGGCCGCGGGGCGGGTCTACGGCACCTACGTCCCACCGCGCGCCTATCTGCTCTCGGTCTACGTGACCCCGTCCCACCGCGGCCGACGGCTGGTCGAGAAGGTGGTGGAGCGGGTCGAGGACTGGGCCCGGGGGCTCGGCTTCAGCGAGCTCTACCTGGACGTGCATGAGGGCGCGGCCGCGGCGAGGACCGCCTACGCGAGGATGGGCTATGTGGACACGGGTGTCACCACGCCGTACGCGAACAACGAGGCCGAGTCCGAGATCGAACTGGCCAAGCAGCTCGACTGATCAGGAGGCATGCCTCTTCGCATGCTCCAGCAGGCGGTCGACCGGCCAGGTGGTGATGATCCGTTCTGGCTCGATGCCTGCCTCGACGGCGCGGGCGGCGCCGTAGACGAGGAAGTCGAGCTGGCCGGGCGCGTGGGCGTCGGAGTCGATGCTGAACAGGCAGCCCGCCTCCTTCGCCAGCAGCAGCAGGTCGAGCGGCGGATCCTTGCGTTCTGGCCGGGAGTTGATCTCCACCGCGACCCCGAACATCGCGCAGGCGGCGAAGACCAGCTCGGCGTCGAACGACGACTGGCCGCGCCACGTTGCGTCGGCACGAAGCTTGCGTCCCGTCGGGTGTCCGAGCACCGTGGTGTGCGGATTGGAGACGGCACCGACCATGCGCCTCGTCATGGTGGCCGAGTCGGCGTTGAGGTCGGAGTGCACCGAGGCGGTGACGATGTCGAGCTGGTCGAGCAGGTCGTCGGCCTGGTCCAGCGCCCCCTCGGCGAGGATGTCGACCTCGATCCCCCGCAGGATCCGCATCGTGGCGTCCGCCTGGACCTCGGCGATCTCGTCCCACTGCGCGACCAGTCGCTCACGGGTCAGTCCGCGGGCCACCTTGAGCCGGGGCGAGTGGTCGGTGATCGCCATGTACTCGTGCCCGAGTGCCTGGCCGACGGCGACCATCTCCGCGAGCGGGGATCCTCCGTCCGACCAGGTGGTGTGGATGTGCAGGTCGCCTCGCAGCTGGGATCTGAGGTCGTCGCCGGCGGGGTCGAGCGAGATGGCCCCCGCCTCGCGGCGCTTCTGCAGGGCCTCCGGCAGCCTGCCTGCGGTCGCGGCGGCGGCGATCGCCGCGGTCTTCGGCCCGAAGCCTCTGAGCGCCCGCCAGCCCGCCTCGGTCTCCGGATAGGCGGCGAGCCCGTCCGCCACCTCGGCTGCCTCCCGGAAGGCGCGCACCCGGTAGGTGTCTGCCAGTTCCCGCTCGAGCCAGAAGGCGTACTCGCGCAGTGCCGCCGAAGGCGTGAGGCCGGTCACGTCAGACCCAGACCCGCGACGGCCCCGATGACACACACGGCAGGGGGCCGGATCCCTGCCTGCGATGCGGCCTCGGCGACCGCCCCCGCAGTGGAACGCAGCACGGTCATCGTCGGCAGCCCCGCATCCGCGACCACGGCGGCCGGGGTGCCACCGTCCAGACCCGCGTCGAGCAGTGCAGTGGTGATCTCGGGAAGGTTCTTCACGCCCATCAGGATGACGATGGTGTTGCCCGCGGTGGCGAGCCCGGCCCAGTCGACGTCGTTGCGTTCGTCGTCGGGGGCGACGTGGCCCGACACGACGGTGAAGCCGGTGGCCACACCGCGGTGCGTGACGGGGATTCCGGCCAGTTCAGGGGCGGCTATGGACGACGACACGCCAGGGATGATGCTCACCGGAATCCCGGCGGCCTGGCAGGCGAGCCATTCCTCTCCCCCACGCCCGAAGACGAAGGAGTCGCCGCCCTTGAACCGGACGACGTCGAGCCCGGCCGTCGCCTTCTCGGTGAGGATCTCGTTGATCCGCTCCTGCGGGGTGAACGGTCCGCGCGGCACCTTTCCGACCTCGATCAGCTCGGCCCCCTCGCGGGCCTCGTCGAGAAGCGCGAGCGGGACGAGCCGGTCGTAGACGATGACATCGGCGCGCTGCAGCGCCTTGAGCCCCGCGACGGTGATCAGGTCGGGGTCCCCCGGCCCGCCGCCCAGGAGCGTGACCCGCCCCGTCATCGGGTCACCTGCGCGAGATCCGTGGCAAGGGATGACTTCATGCGGCACAGCGTAGCGCCGCGGGCGTCGTCGGTCGTCGGGCTTGCGACGGCGCCCGCCACGTCACAGCTCAGCGGTCGGAGGTCGCCGGCTGGTCGGCCATGAACTCGTCGACGCGGGCCTTGTTGGCGCGCAACTTCGGGTCGTTCTTCAGGTAGTGGGCGGTCTCCCGTGCGATGAGGCCCGACAGGACGAGCAGCCCGATCAGGTTGGGCAGCGCCATGAGGCCGTTCATGATGTCGGCGAAGGACCACACGATGCCGAGCGGGATGGTGGCGCCGATGTAGACCACGATGGTGAACACGATGCGGTACCAGAGGGTGGCTCCGGCACCGAAGAGACGTTCGACGCACCGGTCGCCGTAGTAGGACCAGCCGAGGATCGTGGAGAACGCGAACAGGATCACGCCGATGGCGATGATGTAGCCGCCCCATTGGCCGGGGAGGCCGTGGCTGAAGGCCATGGAGGTCAGGACGGCCGGGCTCTCGCCGGAGTTCCACACACCGGTGGTGACAAGCACCAGTCCGGTGCACGAGACGACGATCAGGGTGTCGATGAAGGTCTGGGTCATCGAGACGAGTCCCTGACGCACGGGGTGGGTCGTCTGGGCGGCAGCCGCGGCGATGGCGGCAGAGCCCATGCCGGACTCGTTGGAGAAGATGCCGCGGGCGACACCCATCTGCAGGGCGATCAGGAAACCACCGATCGCGCCGCCGACCGCCGCCTGCCCGGTGAAGGCCTGGCCGAAGACCAGCGCGAGCGCTCCGGGCACGTCGGTGATGTTGACGATCAGGATGTAGAGCGCGCCAAGGACGTAGAAGACGATCATGATCGGCACGAGGGCGGCGGTCACGTTGCCGATGGCCTTGATGCCACCGAGGATGACGAGGCCGACGAAGACGACCATGACGATGGCGGAGATGTGCTGCGGGACCCCGAACGCGTCGTGCACGTTCTCGGCGACGGCGTTGGCCTGGGTCATGTTGCCGATGCCGAAGCTGGCCAGCACGGCGAAAACGGCGAAGAAGACGCTGAGCGCGACGCCCCACTTACCGGGCAGCGCCTTCTTGAGGTAGTACTGGGGCCCGCCGGAGACATTCCCCTTCGAGTCGACGGTGCGGAACCGGACGGCGAGGAAGGCCTCCGAGTACTTCGAGGCCATGCCGACGAGTCCGGTCACCCACATCCAGAACAGGGCGCCGGGGCCGCCGACCGAAATGGCGGTGGCGACGCCCACGATGTTGCCGACGCCGACCGTGGCAGCCAGCGCCGTCGTCAACGCCTGGAACTGGGAGATGTCGCCGCCTTCTGCGTCGTCGTCCTTGCGCTCCCAGAGCGCAAGCCGCATGGCAGATCCGAGCGTGCGGAACTGGATTCCTCGCAGCTTGATCGTCAGCCAGAGGCCGGTGAGCAGCAGCAGCGGGATCAGCAGCCATGGCCCCCAGACGAAGGAGGAGATGGCGTCGAGGGTCTTCTGTAGGGCTTCCATGAGCGTGGCCTGTCCCGTCGTTGGCATTAGTGCGCCGACAATTTAGCAACGCTCGAGCCGCCGCACAGCGGTTCTCGCAAGCTGGTCCTCCCGCGGTCAGGACGAGGGGCGCAGCAGGTAGATCTCCTGGATCCAGCCGTGGTGGGCCAGCAGCTGCGCGCGCAGAGCCAGCAGCTCCGGGACGACGGTACGCAGCGGGCCGTTGGCGAGCACCTGGTCGGAGGTGCCCAGGTAGGCCCCCCAGAAGAGCTCGGTGTCCGGGAACTCCTCGACGAGACCCCGGCAGGTGAAGTCCGGGTCGTTGAGCACGACGACGTCGCCCAGGTCTTCGCGGTACTCGCCGAGCAGCCTGCGTCCCGTGGTGAGATGCACGCTCTCACCCGCCCGGTTGAGGGCGATCTGGTGCGCGGCTGCCAGCACCTGCGGGGCGCTGACGCCAGGGATGACCGTCACGTCGATGCTCATCTGCTCTCGCAACGCGTCGACCACCCGCAGGATGGAGTCGTACAGGGCCGGGTCGCCCCAGGCGAGGAAGCCGACCGTCGCATCGTCGGTCAGCCCGCTCAGGATCTGCGAGTAGGTGGCGAGCCGGGCCGCATCGATGTCTGCGTCGTCGGGATGCACCTTGGCGGTGTCCAGCACGGTGATCACGCGGTGTGCGCGGTGCACGTTGCGACGGATCAGTTCGCTTCGTCGCCACACCAGGTCAGGCTGGTCCTCGCTGCGGTCGGCGACGAGGAAGGCGTCGACGCTGTTCATCGCCTCGACCGCGTCGAGGGTGAGCTGCCCGAAACCTCCGGGGCCCATGCCGATCACAAATACCTTGCGTGCCATCCCGCTCACCCTAGCGGCGCCGACGCGCAGCCGACAGAGTCGCTCACGCTGCCCGAACCGTGGACGGCGGATCGGAGCATGTCGGGGCAGGCGGGCGAACGGTTAGGCTGGCGGGATGGAACCCCGCCCCGGCACCGCGCCCGCGTTGATCTCATCGGCCCGCGCCCGGTCCGGGGTCGTCAAGCGTCTCACGGGCGCCACGTCCGAGATGAACACGGCGACGCTTGCCGCCCTGACCGCGCGCCACGAATGGTTCGGCCAACTCGACGCCGAGTCGCGCTCGTGGATCGGGGTGCTCGCGCGGTCGGGCATCGACGGCTTCGTCACGTGGTTCTCGGGAGAGCCGTTCGAGCCGGAGTCGATCTTCGACGCTGCCCCCCGCGCGATGGCCCGCAGGATCACGCTGCGGCAGACGGTCGATCTCGTCCGCACCACCACCGACGTCGTGGAAGAGCAGATTCAGCACCTGCTCCCCCGCGGTGACAGGCAGCCGTTGCAGCTCGGCATCGTGCACTACTCGCGTGAGGTGGCCTTCGCGGCCGCCGCGATCTACGCCCGGGCGGCGGAGGCCCGCGGGGCGTGGGATTCACGCATCGAGGCGACCGTCGTGGACGCCGTGGTGCGGGCGGAGACCGACGAGTCGGTCATCTCCAGGGCCTCGACGCTCGGCTGGAACACCGAGTCGAAGGTGGTCGTGGCGATCGGTGGAGCCCCCGAGGGCAACGGCGCGGACGGAAGATACGTCCTCGACTCGCTGCGCAGGGCCGCCGCGAAGCTGAAGCTCGACGTGCTGGCCGCACCCCAGGGCGACCGCCTCGTGTGCATCATCGGAGGCGCAGGCGTCGGTGAGCCCGTCGAGACGTGCGAGCGGATCGCGAAGCTGCAGGAGTTCTTCGCCCCGGGCGCGGTGGTGGTCGGCCCGACGGTCGACGGACTCTCCGGCGCCCCGAAGTCGGCGAGGGCGGCCGCCTCCGGGTACCGTGCAGCGAAGGCCTGGCCGGAGGGTCCCCCGACGATGCTCGCCATCGATCTCCTCCCCGAGCGGGCCCTCGCGGGCGACGGCCACGCCCGCAGGACGCTCGCTGGGGAGATCTATCCCGCGCTGGCGGCAAACAAGGAGCTGCTCGACACCTGCGTCGGATTCCTCGACGCGGGATCGTCGATGGAGGCGACGGCGCGCGCTCTCTTCGTCCATCCCAACACGGTCCGCTACCGCCTCAAGCGGATCCAGGACGTCACCGGGTACAACCCTGCCGACGCCCGGGAGGCGTACGTGCTGCGGATGGCCATCACGCTCGGTCGGCTCCAGGACTGACCAGCCGAGGGTCAATGACATGGGTGTCATTCACGGCACCTGACAAAGCAGGTCCCCAGTCACGCGGCATTTGCCCCGGGAGAGGTTGTGGGTTTCCCACAACGGGGCCGTCGGCAATTTCGTGCGATTCGCAACCCCTGCCCGGCGGGCGAGCGGGCAAGGTGGACTCGTGCTAGCAATCGTCGCGCCCGGGCAGGGCGCCCAGACCCCCGGCTTCCTCGCCCCGTGGCTCGAGGACGGCGACCTCGCCGCCCGGCTCGCCTCACTGTCCGAGGTCAGCGAGCTTGATCTCGCGCAGTTCGGGACGAAGGCCGATGCCGAGACCATCCGCGACACGGCCATCGCCCAGCCGCTGCTGGTCGCCTCGGCTCTCCTCACGGCGCGTGCGCTGCTCGGCACGGATGTCACCTCGATCGGAGTCACCGCCGGCCACTCCGTCGGCGAACTGGCCGCGATGGCCATCGCAGGTGCGATCTCCGACGAGGACGCCATGCTCCTCGTGCGTGAACGAGGAAGGGCCATGGCCGAGGCCTCCGCCGCGCGCCCCACCTCCATGACCGCGGTCGTCTCGGGCGACCGCGACGAGGTCCTCGCCGCCATCGAGGCCGCGGGCTGCACCCCCGCCAACAACAACGGCACCGGTCAGATCGTCGCCGCAGGCACCGTCGAACAACTCGAACTGCTCGCCCAGAACCCGCCGCGCCGGGCCCGCCTCGTACCGCTGAGCGTCGCCGGCGCCTTCCACACCGTCCACATGGAACCCGCCGTCGCACATCTGCGCTCCGTGGCCGAATCCGTCCAGACATCCGACCCGAGGATCGCCCTGCTCACCAACTCCGACGGAACAGTCGTCACGTCGGGGGCCGACGCGCTCGCCCGCATGGTGAACCAGGTGGCCAATCCCGTGCGCTGGGACCTGTGCATGGCCACCATGGACGCCATGGGAGTCACCGGCCTGCTCGAGCTCGCGCCGGCAGGCACCCTGACCAAGATCGCGCAGCGCAACCTGAAGGGTGTGGCGCTGTTCCACCTCAACTCCCCCGACCAGCTCGACGATGCCCGCGAGTTCGTCTCCATCCACGCTGCAAGCCAGCCCGAATCCGAGTGAGATCCACAGTGGCCCTGAAGTCCTCCACCGGCGCGCAGTACGCCCGCCTCCTCTCCGTCGCCGGTACCCGCGGCAGCCGCGTCGTCACCAACGAAGAGATGTGCACGATGATCGACTCCACCCCGGAGTGGATCGAGCAGCGCACAGGCATCACCGAGCGTCGCTGGGTGGCCGACGGTGAGGACGCCGAGACGCTCGGCGTCGATGCCGCCTCAAAGGCCATCGAGCGCGCGGGCCTGCAGCGCTCCGACATCGACGCGATCATCGTGTCGACCGTCTCCCACTTCCAGCAGACCCCGTCACTGGCCTGCATCCTCGCCGAGCGGCTCGGCCTCGGCGCTCCCGCGGCCTTCGACATCTCCGCCGCCTGCGCCGGGTTCTGCTACGGCGTGAGCATGGCCGAGTCCATGGTCAGGGCAGGCTCCGCGACGAACGTGCTTGTCGTCGGCGTCGAGACGCTGTCGAAGTACACCGACATCACGGACCGCTCGACGGCCTTCCTGTTCTCCGACGGCGCCGGCGCTGTCGTCGTCGGACCCTCCACCGAGCCGGCCATCGGGCCGACGGTGTGGGGGTCGAAGCCCGAGGCAGCGCGCGTCATCGAGATCGACGACTGGCGCCAGGTCGAGGGCGAGACCGGCCCGCACATCCACATGGAGGGCCGCGAGGTCTTCAAGTGGGCCACCACGGCCATCGTCGAGAAGGCGGTCGAGACCCTCGAGGCCTCGGGCCTCACTCCCGAGGAACTCGACTGCTTCATCCCCCATCAGGCCAACAACCGGATCACCGATTCGATGTTGCGCCACCTGAAGCTGCCCGAGGACGTCGTGGTCGGCCGCGACATCATCCAGATGGGCAATTCGTCCGCGGCCTCGATCCCGCTGGCGATGGAGGCTCTGCTCGAATCCGGGCAGGCCAAGAGCGGTGACAGTGCACTGATCATCGGGTTCGGGGCGGGCCTCGTGTTCGCCGGCCAGACCCTGATCCTGCCCTGATCGCACAACCACCTCAAGAAGAAGGAGCCAACCATGGCAAGCACTGAAGAGATCCGCGCAGACCTCGCCGAGATCGTCAACGACATCGCGGGCGTCGCCACCGAGGACGTCCAGCTCGACAAGTCCTTCGTCGACGACCTCGGCGTCGACTCGCTGTCGATGGTCGAGATCATCTACGCCTGCGAGGACAAGTTCGGCGTCTCGATCCCTGATGAGGACGCCAAGAACCTCAAGACCGTCGGCGACGCCGTCGCCTACATCGAGCGCGCCCAGAACTGACGCTCGGGGCGGCCCTCGCAGGCATCGACCGAGGGCCGCCCACCACCCATCTGCCCGTCCTCCCGTACAGGAGCCCGCATGTCCCGCACCGTCGTCATCACCGGTTTCGGCGCCTTCACCCCGCTCGGCGTCGACGCCCCCAGCACCTGGGAGGCCATGCTGGCGGGCCGCTCCGGCGTGCACACGCTGCAGCAGGAGTGGGCCGCCGACCTTCCTGTCACCTTCGCGGCCGAGACCGCCGACCCCGTTGAGCGGCTCGACCGCGTCGCGGCGCGTCGCCTCGACCGCTCCTCCCAGCTCGCGATGGTCGCCGGCCTCGAGGCGTGGGCCGATGCAGGCCTCGGTCTCGGCGAGGACAACGACATCGACCCGGACCGGCTGCTCGTCTCCGTCGGCACCGGCATCGGCGGCCTCCACTCGCTGCTCCGTCAGTGGGACGTGCAGAAGGAGAAGGGGCTGCGCAGGGTCTCCCCGCTGACCATCCCCATGCTGATGGCCAACGCTCCCGCCGCCAACCTCGGCCTCACCTTCGGCGCCGCAGCCGCCGTCCACGCCCCGGTCAGCGCCTGCGCGTCGTCGAACGAGGCGATCTCGCTCGCCTTCGACCAGATCCAGCTCGGCCGCGCCGACATGGCGGTCGTCGGCGGCACCGAGGGCGTCATCCACCCGCTCCCGCTCAACGCGTTCGCCCAGATGCAGGCCCTCAGCCGTCGCAACGACGACCCGGAGCGCGCCTCGCGCCCGTGGGACACCGACCGTGACGGCTTCGTGCTCGGCGAGGGCTCGGTGATCATGGTGATCGAGACGCTCGAGTCGGCGCAGGCCCGTGGGGCGAAGATCTACGCGACGCTCGCCGGCGCCGGGATCAGCAACGACAACCACGACATCGTCCAACCCGAGCCGACGGGCCGGGGCCAGTCCCAGGCGATGATCAAGGCGCTCAAGGCCGCCGGGCTCGAGGCGAGCGACATCGTCCACGTCAACGCGCACGGCACCTCGACCCCCCAGGGCGACGTCACGGAGGCGAACTCGATCGCCACCGCACTCGGCTCCGCGGTCGACGGCGTCGTCGTCACGTCGACCAAGTCGATGACCGGGCATCTCCTCGGCGGTGCAGGCGCCCTTGAGACGTTCGCAACCGTCATGGCGCTCAAGGACCGCACGGTCCCGCCGACGATCAACATCGAGAACCTCGAGCCGGGGCTCCCGATCGACATCGCAGTCAACGAGACGCGTCAACTCCCCGAGGGCGACCTGGCCGCCGTCAACAACTCGTTCGGCTTCGGCGGCGCAAACGTCGCCGTCGCGGTGACCAACCAGAACGCCAACGTCTGATCCACGAACCGGCCGGGGAGACCAGCCATCCGACGAGTCGGGCCACGTCCTCCGGAGACCCCCACCTCCCGAAGGGGGTCCTGGCAAGGGTGTTTGGCCCCGGACGCGACTCACCGCCACCTGGATCAGGGGTGGCGGTGAGTCGTAACCATGGCGCCGAGGGAGAAGTAGCGCCAGTCCAGGGGGTCAGCCGACGTGATGCAGCCAACGCACGGGGGCGTCTTCCGACGCATAGCGGAAGACGTCGAGTTCCTCGTCCCACGCGGTGCCGAGAAGATCCTCGAGGGCGCTGAGGATCGGCTCGCCGCCGAGCGCCTCGGTGGCGACGGCGTGCCGCAGCCGGTCCTCCGGGATCAGGATGTCGCCGTGGATCCCGACCACGGCCGAGTAGGCCCCCAGCGACGGTGTGAAGCAGTGGCGCTGACCGTCGGAGGAGGCGCTGGGCTCTTCCGTCACCTCGAAGCGCAGCTGGCCGATGCGGCTGAGTGCGGTCGAGAGGAGGGCTCCGGTGCCAGGCGATCCGCTCCAGGACAGTTCGGCGCGCTGCGTTCCCGGCTGGGCGGGCTGGGCCGTCCAGTCGAGATCGACGCGTGACTGGAGAGCGGAACCGATGGCCCACTCGACGTGTGGGCACAGCGCTGCCGACGCGGAGTGGATGAAGATCATCCCGCGCGTCGTTGGCCTCGTCTCAAAACGGGCAGACATCGGTTGTACCTCCTGGTTGGGCCTAATTGCCTTCCCCTGCGATTCGACTCAGCCAGGACTCGTGCCCATTGTGCATCAGCCGCGGTGCCCGCGCAACGGCTCGGACTCAGCAGCCGTAGAAGTGGTCTGCGCTTGCCTCCCTCGCCCGTGCGACGGTGAGGACGTCGGTGGGGAGCAGCTTCATCATGTCGCCGTCCTCCCAGTCCTTGTGGAAGAGGAGCTCGACGCCGCCCTCCTGGATGGCCGCGCCCTGGAAGGCTCCGCCCTCGCTGTTGCGGGTGACCAGCTTCACCTTTCCCGGGAACGCCGCCCTCAGATCGGCGAGCGTCATGCCGAGCCGGAACGTCGAGACGCCGCTCGCGTCGCCGATGGGGGTCGTGTTGCTCCCGGACCACAGGTTGCCGATGGTTGCGTTGCGGTAATCCATCAGATCCACCCCAAGTGCGCGCACCTCGGCCGAGGCTCTGTGCTCGCTGCAGAGGTTTCCTGGCGCGAGATAGGCGCCGTGCATGTCGCTGACCTTCGTCCCGATCTGGATCGGGCCGAATCCGGTCGGCGTGAGCACCGCCCGGGCGAGGGCCGACTTCGGAACCGTCGTGACGTCGGGGACGGCGGAGCTGGAGAACTGCACCTGGTTGTTGAAGATCCACCGTTGCTGCGTGCGGTAGCCTCCGTCCACGCTGGCGACCACCCAGGCATAGATGTAGCTGCGACAGCCTCCCCTTCCGGTGGTGGAGGTGTCACATTCGGTGCGCCAGCGGCGCCCGTCGGTCGAGGTCCAGTTGGCGTTGTGGGCCAGGTTGTTGCCCTTCCACAGGTCGCGATCGCTGGGGAGGTAGGTCAGGTTGTTGAAGGCCCAGCCGTTGATCTGGCGGTATCTTGTGCCCTGCCTGATCACCTGGGTGGCCCAGATCTCGGTGCGACATCGCACCACATTGGACGAGTACATGTCGCACTGCGTACGCCAGGTGCGTCCGTTCACGAACTGCACTCCTGGCGTGTTGTAGACGGTGACCGCCGGCTTCGGCGGGTCGTAGACGGGAGCGGCCTCGGCGAGCACGCCTGAGGTCGCGAGAAGTGCACCCGCCGCGAGGGCGGCGGCGATTCTACGGTGAAACTGCATGGGTTTCTCCTCTGTTTTCTTGGCCGCGAAGGGCGCAGCCACAGGCCCATGCACGCCAGTCTGCGACGCGGATCCGGTTGCCGCAGCCGAATCGATCGGCTATACAGCACAACATGCGAGAAGCTTTTCCCGTCGACTCCGTCCTGCACTATCCCGACGCCGTGTCCCAGGTCCGCGCGAGCGACGGGGCCCTCTACTGGCTCGCCACGATCGCCGCCGAGGACGGCCGCACCACGGTGCGATGCCTCCAGAACGGTGAGGTGGTCGACCTGACGCCGGACGCCTCCGTGCGTTCCCGAGCGATGGAGTACGGCGGCGGGGCCTACGCCGTCGACGGGTCGAGCCTCGCCTACGTCGACGACCGCACGCGCCAGGTCTGGCTGCGCGACGGGAGCGGCGTGCGGGCGCTCACGCAGGCAGGCACCGACCACGTCTTCGGCGGGCTGTGCCTCAGCCTGGAAGACGGGGTGCTGCTCGCCGTCCGCGAAGACCATGCGGTCACGCCGGAGCCGCGCACAGAGATCGTCGCGCTCTCGCTCGACACGGACAACCCCGACGGCGGCACGGTGCTCGCGACCGGGGCCGACTTCTACGCCTCGATCGTCGTCAGCGAGGGC harbors:
- a CDS encoding beta-ketoacyl-ACP synthase III, which translates into the protein MRSTVALKSSTGAQYARLLSVAGTRGSRVVTNEEMCTMIDSTPEWIEQRTGITERRWVADGEDAETLGVDAASKAIERAGLQRSDIDAIIVSTVSHFQQTPSLACILAERLGLGAPAAFDISAACAGFCYGVSMAESMVRAGSATNVLVVGVETLSKYTDITDRSTAFLFSDGAGAVVVGPSTEPAIGPTVWGSKPEAARVIEIDDWRQVEGETGPHIHMEGREVFKWATTAIVEKAVETLEASGLTPEELDCFIPHQANNRITDSMLRHLKLPEDVVVGRDIIQMGNSSAASIPLAMEALLESGQAKSGDSALIIGFGAGLVFAGQTLILP
- a CDS encoding acyl carrier protein; translated protein: MASTEEIRADLAEIVNDIAGVATEDVQLDKSFVDDLGVDSLSMVEIIYACEDKFGVSIPDEDAKNLKTVGDAVAYIERAQN
- a CDS encoding beta-ketoacyl-[acyl-carrier-protein] synthase family protein encodes the protein MSRTVVITGFGAFTPLGVDAPSTWEAMLAGRSGVHTLQQEWAADLPVTFAAETADPVERLDRVAARRLDRSSQLAMVAGLEAWADAGLGLGEDNDIDPDRLLVSVGTGIGGLHSLLRQWDVQKEKGLRRVSPLTIPMLMANAPAANLGLTFGAAAAVHAPVSACASSNEAISLAFDQIQLGRADMAVVGGTEGVIHPLPLNAFAQMQALSRRNDDPERASRPWDTDRDGFVLGEGSVIMVIETLESAQARGAKIYATLAGAGISNDNHDIVQPEPTGRGQSQAMIKALKAAGLEASDIVHVNAHGTSTPQGDVTEANSIATALGSAVDGVVVTSTKSMTGHLLGGAGALETFATVMALKDRTVPPTINIENLEPGLPIDIAVNETRQLPEGDLAAVNNSFGFGGANVAVAVTNQNANV
- a CDS encoding DUF3145 domain-containing protein is translated as MSARFETRPTTRGMIFIHSASAALCPHVEWAIGSALQSRVDLDWTAQPAQPGTQRAELSWSGSPGTGALLSTALSRIGQLRFEVTEEPSASSDGQRHCFTPSLGAYSAVVGIHGDILIPEDRLRHAVATEALGGEPILSALEDLLGTAWDEELDVFRYASEDAPVRWLHHVG